Proteins encoded together in one Solanum lycopersicum chromosome 7, SLM_r2.1 window:
- the LOC101256307 gene encoding scarecrow-like protein 23 → MIMLFVSAIPINHTSSYSSSMSSKRSISEFTPVSDEPQLLTKRPRNERGEEEEEEGEELLLVDADSIGLRLLGLLLQCAEFVAMENLDEAADLLPEIAELSSPFGSSAERVAAYFAESLSARIISSHLRFYSPLNLKSLTLTHSQKLFTALQSYNTISPLIKFSHYTANQAIYQALEGEDHVHVIDLDIMQGLQWPGLFQILSSRSRKLRSIRITGVGSSMELLESTGRRLTEFANSFGLPFEFQPFEGKIGHITDLNQLGVKIGETTVVNWMHHCLYNITGSDLGTFRLLTLLRPKLITLVEQDLSHGGNFLSRFVEALHYYSALFDALGDGLSEESAERHRVEQQLFGSEIRNIVAVGGPKRTGEVPVERWGDELKRIGFLPVSLSGTPAAQASLLLGMFPRGYTLVEENGCLKLGWKDLSLLTASAWQPCD, encoded by the coding sequence atgatcATGCTTTTCGTATCTGCAATTCCAATTAATCATACATCTTCGTATTCATCTTCCATGTCTTCTAAGCGCTCAATTTCTGAGTTTACTCCGGTCTCAGATGAACCTCAACTTCTTACTAAACGGCCCCGAAATGAAAGgggagaggaagaggaagaagaaggtgAGGAGTTACTTCTCGTTGACGCCGATTCCATAGGTCTTCGCCTTCTCGGCTTGCTCCTTCAATGCGCTGAGTTTGTTGCCATGGAGAATCTCGATGAAGCTGCTGATTTATTGCCGGAAATCGCTGAGCTTTCTTCGCCGTTCGGCTCATCAGCTGAGCGAGTCGCTGCTTACTTCGCTGAATCTCTATCGGCCAGAATTATCAGTTCTCATCTCCGATTTTATTCTCCGCTTAACCTCAAATCCCTAACTCTCACGCATTCCCAAAAACTCTTCACCGCTCTGCAATCTTACAACACAATAAGTCCGCTCATCAAATTCTCTCACTACACTGCAAATCAAGCTATCTACCAAGCATTAGAAGGTGAAGATCACGTCCACGTCATCGATCTCGACATCATGCAAGGTCTTCAATGGCCAGGATTGTTCCAAATCCTCTCCTCTCGATCGAGAAAGCTCCGTTCCATCAGAATCACCGGCGTCGGATCCTCCATGGAATTACTCGAATCCACCGGCCGTCGACTCACCGAATTCGCCAACTCATTCGGACTTCCGTTCGAGTTTCAACCTTTTGAAGGCAAAATCGGACACATCACAGACCTGAATCAACTCGGAGTCAAAATTGGGGAAACTACCGTTGTCAATTGGATGCACCATTGCCTCTACAATATCACAGGGAGTGATTTAGGTACTTTCCGATTGTTAACTTTGTTAAGGCCGAAATTGATCACACTGGTTGAACAAGATCTGAGTCACGGAGGAAACTTTTTGAGCCGATTCGTTGAGGCATTGCATTATTACTCCGCCTTGTTTGATGCATTGGGGGATGGATTGAGTGAAGAGAGTGCAGAGAGGCATAGAGTGGAACAGCAGTTGTTCGGTAGCGAAATTAGGAATATTGTAGCGGTAGGTGGGCCCAAGAGGACGGGGGAAGTACCCGTAGAGAGATGGGGCGATGAATTGAAACGAATCGGGTTTTTACCCGTTTCATTATCGGGTACTCCAGCTGCTCAAGCAAGTTTATTATTAGGGATGTTTCCGAGAGGGTATACGTTGGTGGAAGAAAATGGGTGTTTAAAATTGGGATGGAAGGATTTATCGTTGTTGACTGCATCTGCATGGCAACCTTGCGATTAA